CGCTGCTTGCTAGTTAGCTAAGCCATTTCTATCGTAGCAAAGAGACACTAATAATTTGCGAGCGTGCAAGAATATCCATGTTCCGCATCAAATTTAAGCCATCATATTTAGATGATCAGATAAGATAATTTGTATACTACCACCTACCGCAAACGGATGTTGCATCTCGACTGCAATACAACTACAACATGTAATCCAAGCAAATATTCTCTACTTGATTCTGAGATTTTGATCCCATAGTTGATCTGTTTCTTTTCTaccctctttttctctcagCTTCTCGTATTCTCCCGGGTCTGACTAACGATACAATTTAAACTCAGAAGATAAGATTATCTCTTGATGATGAGTTTCTAAATTGGTTCCAATGACGGGATTCTGACTgaaccttttttttttttcctaaTTTTTCCTCGTGCTTCGCCAGCTTGCCTGCTTTGTCCTCTCTCTCACTTTCTTCTCTACCCTTACCCCAGAATTGGGAGCGGAGTCTCTGGCACCGGAAACGGACAGAGCATCATGGCGACGGACGATGAGAAAGTACCTAATCATGCCTCTCAGCCTCGTCCATCGCAGGACAGCTCTGAAGAATCAGTGTCTTTGTTGAGCAAGGAGAGTCCGGGTGTCAAACGCATTGAACTCATTTCCTCGCACATCCATCTAACCGACCGcatcttcttgttctccgGCGTATTCCTCATTGCTTATGTCTATGGCTTGGATAACCAGGTTCGGCAGACATATCAGGTACCTTGCAGCTTCTTCTATATCACAACCTAGACTTGAACGCATTGCTGACTTTGCGTCAACATCACAGCCTCTGGCCACAGCCGAATACCAACAACACAGTCTGATCTCGACAATCAATGTCTTACGCGCTGTgatcgcagcagcagcacaacCTACTGCCGCGAAAATTGCCGATGTTTTCGGAAGAGTCGAAGTGATCCTCCTCTCGATCGTGTTCTACACAGTTGGTACGGCTCATAACGTTCTTCATGGCCTCTTTCCTATGCTGACAATCGGTTAGGGACCATTGTGGAAGCTTGCGCGGATAATGTGGAGACATTTGTTGCCGGTGGTGTGATATTTCAGGTATTTCGAAACTGTAATACCTTGCTTGTGCCATGCCTACTAAACCCGTGATCTCTAGGTCGGTTATACTGCAATTGTCTTGCTGTTTCAGGTCTTGATCGCCGATATCACCTCTCTCCAATCCCGTTTGCTTTTTTCCTATATTCCGGCGGCACCATTTATAGTAAGACCTTCTGTTTCGAGTAAAACGAACGGCATTGACCAAATCAGATCAATACGTGGATCAGTGGTAATGTCACTTCCTCCGTCCTGCAGGTCACTACTTGGCGATGGGGAATCGGGATGTTCGCAATAGTCTATCCAGGTACGTGAATGGTTGTGCTATACCTTGTATAATGCTAACCAGCTCTAGTGTGTACACTTACGTTGCTCATTCCACTCTACATAGTACAGAGGAGGGCCAAAAAGAAGGGCGCCTTTGCGGCATACCAGAGCCCTCTCCGTCTACTTGGAGCTCGCCAGCTTGTTACAGAATCTTTTTGGTATCTCGATGTGGGCGGAATCCTACTTCTGATTGCCTTCTTGGCTTTGATATTGACACCATTTACCATTGCGCATGGGGCTCAGTCGCAATGGAAAACCGCCAAAATCATCGCGCCGCTCGTAGTCGGCGTCTGTTGCATTCCAGCATGGATCATTTGGGAACGCAAATGCAAGCACCCAATGGTACCATTCAAGGTCTGAACCCAAATCATCCATGAAAAAGAAGCGAGATTGATTGACACGTGCTACAGCTGCTGAAAGACCGGGCCGTCTGGGGTGCGTTGGGAATTGCTATCATGCTGAACACTGGTAGGTCCCTACCAATGAATTCATAATAACTGAGCCTAATCATCCGGATAGCGTGGGGACTTCAGGGTAATTATCTATATACCGTCCTTGTTGTCAGCTTCGATGAATCGATTACCTCTGCAACCAGAATTATCTCTCTGTACAGGTCAGTTCAAAGCTTGATCGACAATAGCCATTATAAAATCGTACTGACGTTATACAGCTTTGCATCAGTCATCACTGGTTGTGTACTCGGATTCGTGATCCTAAAAGTTCGAAGACTCAAAGTGTTTATCGTTGCAGGGACTTTGCTTTTCAGCGTCGCCTTTGGCATCCTCATATATTTCCGTGGAGGGTCAGGAGGATCCAGTCATTCGGGCGTTATTGGTGGGCAAGTATTGCTAGGTATTGGTAAGTTTAGTAGAGTCTTGAGCTTTTGGGGATCTGGTGCTAAAGTATACACAGCTGGAGGTTTATTCCCGTACTCAGCCCAGGCCAGTATTCAGGCGGCTACTAAGCACGAACGTAAGTGCACAGCGTTCCACTTTTTCTACGGGCTTGACTAAATGAAACAGATCTTGCCGTGGTGACTGGTCTCTTTTTGGCCTGCTACAACGTTGGAAGCGCACTTGGCGATACTATCGCGGGCGCAATATGGACTCAAGTCCTTCCTGGGGAACTTAGCAATAAGCTCGATGACCCTGCACTCGTTCAGCAGGCATACGGGGATCCGTTCACCTTTGTGTCTACCCATGCCATGGGGACCCCTGTCAGGCAGGCCGTCGTCGACTCTTATAAATATGTCCAGCGGCTACTCTGCATCACAGGTATCTGTTTGACAGTGCCCTTGATTGTCTTTGCTTTTTGCATGAAGAACCCGAAGTTGACCAACGAACAAAGCTATGCTGATTCAGAAGAAAGCGAGGAGTCTCCTTGATTTGCATTGGTTTTTTTGGATGATGGCGTTTGGTTGATATGCATCAAGCGTTTGCACTCTGTCTTTTTGAGTGGCCTGTATATGATACAGTTCCTCTAGCTTATGTATTTAATATGGCTAGCTATATTTGAGAATGCAACAGTTATGCTAAAAGCAACAGAATGACAAGATAGAAAAAGCCATGTAAACTCTGGGTGGTTCAAACGGAATTCACCAACTGCCTGTACAATACCTATGCAATCTATCCTTTGTGAATAGATCGCAATTACAAATTTCCCATCTTGCCTTTCCTCACCATGCCTCGCTCTACATATCGCGTGAGTAACCCCCATATCCCAACCATCCGACCCTTTCTAACCTCCATCCAGAGCGCAACGATCTTCAGCCGCGCCTAGCGGCTCCAACGTATCCTCGCCGAGAGGGCTCTTGAAAAAACAGTATGAACTGCCTGATTTCTCGACAACACTTAACTAACGAATCCAATCCAACAGAACCCAAGATGTTACGCCATTGATATACTGATATCGCAGATGGAGAAACAACTAGAGAAATGGAAGACTGAGAGCGCGATCTTGTCAAGGATCGTGCTGAGTATGGATTTTGGGACACCGGGGTATTGGGAGGTGGTGAATAAACTGCTTGGGCATTATGATGTGGCTGCGATGGGTGGTTGAGGCACCCCAGATACCTACTCCTTCCGTTTGTCAGAGCATGGTAGAAACTGTTGGAGCTCCCTGATGGGATCTGCTACAGTATCCTGATCGATTGTTTTGAATTTATTGTCTTCAAAAGCACGTGGTAGTTAGCCGAAAAAGGTAAGTAGTTAGGCAGCTacaatttcaatttcaatgTCGACAAATATTTTGTCTTCTTTGGTGAGTTAATGCAATAAAAGTGACATTGGAATGCTAATACTATCAGGTTACAGGCAAGCCAGCTTTGAAAAAATTAGCACGAGGAAAGAGGCTCAGTGTATTTGCACGCATCGCTAGGTCCAGAACCAATCTTCTCAGGCTCGTCGCCGTTGCTGTTACCCTCGTACTCAACGCAGATGTCGTCGACGTCGGTAGCGCAAGTATCCTGTATATGTCAACTTAGCCACAAAAACAACAATCACAGTCGGGAAAACATACAGTGATGGCGGCAGTGTCGCCATAGTTGCTGTTGATACCAGCAAGAGACTTGCCGCTCACAGCCGTAACACCGGAGATAGTCACAGTGCGCTCGGACATCGAGTCGCAGTTGCCGCAGGAGCGGTAGAGCTTGCCAAAGTTATACACGGTGAAGTCTTCAATGCTGACTTCGCCGCCGGAGTTGTGTTGGATAACCTTGTCCTCGGCGCCCTGGGCACCACCGCCAATAATGCGGTAGGGGCCGCTGCCTTCCTTGAGGAAGAGAGCGTCTATTATTGGTTAGCCAAGTGGTATATACGTTTCCTGGGAAGAATCAACATACCCTCGCAGACAGCCTCCCACCAGACGTTCTCGACAGTGCAAGCACCCTGGCAGTGCACACCCTCGATCTGGTCAGAACCGATGATGGCGTTCTTGAGAGTACCGCCCtccttgatgatgaagacggcGTCGCTCTCGCCACCCTCTTCCTGGCCGGTACATTCAACACCACGGCCGTATGTTTTCATACCGCCGTTGAAGACATCCGTAATCTCCTTGGGCTCGTCGAAGGTCTCATTGCCTTGGGAGTCAGGAAGGGGGAAGGTGTACCGCTTGGTCAGGTGGCCGTGTGAGCCTCCATGGACAGCAGCGAGGGCGTTGGTAgcaagaagagagaagagaatgCTTTTCTGATACATTTTGGATGACTGAGAATGGCAGTTGATCGATAGATGATGCTGGAAAGGTGGTCGCAAAGCCGGCTTTTATACCCACGCTCATGGTATACATTCGTTAAGAGGACAGGGTCCTCTACGATACTGATTTATTTTCATCTTGGCATGTCTCAATGTGAGTCCTCATTCTcccaagagaaagaaaattgAGGATATATGTGAAACTGCTGGGAAGGAGATGCTTCTCCAACAAAATACTACTGCAGCATTGATTCGTGCAACCACAGGCACAATGGCCACCACTTGAATCTCGAGCCAGTCAAAGTGCCTGCCGATCACCGCAATTCGTTTACGGCGCTCAGCAAACATTTGATCCGGATAATTATGTACCTCTTGGATCTTCTGATACAACCTGCTTGCCTGGTTCTCCGTGCCAAGATGCGGCTTCTGCCGACATCCTGCACTGCCTTTGCCATCTGAGCGACCTCGAGCTTTGAACTGAAGTGTGATGTGCAATTGACGGTCTTCTGGTCATTCTACGGCGCCCGCTCTCCGGATAACTTGACCCATGACTGGTGGTTGTGTTGCGATTCTCATTCTTCAACCCCTGGATACTAAGACCCTTAGTGTTGAAATCGTGGCGCAGCACAGTTAGGGTCTTGGGTTCTCCGCTACCTAATATCACGCTGTATCGGATTTGTCCTGTGGCTACTAGACCACCCCTGCGATTCATTTGACTAGCTTAACTGACTCATGCCTGAGAGCGGTTTCTGGTGTATGATGGCAGCATGTGTCTTCCTACTGCAATGTCGGTTAAATAAACTGGCGCTTGGATAACAAAAAGACTGCACAATCGTCAACCGAATCATCCGTTCCATAAATTCGAATACTCCGGCGAATACGCAGTACAAAATACGGAGTCCGGATGTGACAGTGATGGGATTCAATTTGTTCTCCGTTGTCCGTCGACCTTGCCATACCGGAAATTCTGAccacaaaagaaaaaaaaaaaaaaaacggcAAGTTAGAACTTTGAGGTCAATTGTTGGCAGGCGAAGCTTCATTTGCCAAGCTATGAGAGATGGTATGGTTCCATTCACGTTCCAGAACCTGTCACCAGCGCACAAGTCGATTTATGTCGAGTTGTGTTCTTGTGGATTGCTCAGTGTGAAATCCAAAGCCAGCTCTTCGCTGTACTTATGCGGTGTGCCATGTTGGCTTATCTACGCTTGTCCGCCATGCTATGGCTTATCGTCTCACATCGGACTTTGGGACAAGCACGGAGTAATAATGACGGAAAGTTGACGGAGCATGAGTTCTCAACTGCACATGGACGGTTGTCGAGTGAATTGGAGATGTGCTATACTGTCAGTAGGGTTAGTGCCTCCCTCTATGTAGCTCTCTCGTGATGTCCTTGGTCTACAGAGCTATGGTGGATTTCCGTCACAATTATTAAGTTAGCATTCAGGGCAAAGAATGAACATTGTAGAGGCGCTTCTTATATAGTCTGTAGGCACATATCCGTTTGCACTCAAATAGAatgcttcctctccttgcAGTCACAACGAACAGTCTAGGTAGATGCTTTCTTGCTTTCTTTATGCGACGATCTATATGCATGGCCGCCCACCTGTATTCTAGTTCTTTACATCAATCTATCATATTTCCTTCTTATCTTACATCTGTAATTTGCCTCTAGTAGAGGTTTTTCATACACTCCGTCTTTCCTTCCACTTGTACATAAAGCCTGCAATACATAAATGACCCGGTTTCAATCCGTGCAGTATAGCCGTAGTACACACATAGCTACCCTTCCTATGATACCCTTGTCTCAACTTTTCAGTGACCAGAGGAAGATGGCCTTATAAAAGTGAGTATATTTAGCCTACTTGATATCctaccattttgctcctgaCGCAAGTTATCCCACCATTGAATCGCCCCGTGGGAGTTGCTACAGAAGTACTCCATACGTTGAGGACGCATCTTATCCAATTGCTATCCAGCCACATCAATAAACTGATAAACGAGAATCTCTGTTTTTCACCAGCACAGATTGCTTGACTCAAGTTCCGAGTTTATCAATATGGAATCTTCTCCGTCCGACGTTTCCCCGGATATCGACAGGTTTACGTCTTATTGGCTGTTGAGAGACGCCAAGATTTAAGCTCTTTTAGCGCTGTCAGCAACTTGCATTAGCGCCGTTTATGGGGCGACAAGGTATTCTAGGAGTACAGAAGAAATGATGTGAGAATGTGCTTGTAGAGCATGAATTCGTAATGTACACTGAAGATATGCTGGAGAAACTAGATATACCGAAAAATAACAGCATCCCCCCTCTTCCGCCGCCAATAATTCGTCGACTGCAATAACTCCGGACAACCCCGGACAACCCACGGCCATTTCTTCAAAAACGCCTCCGTCACCTCCCAACTACTCGGATCTGTAGGTTCGCCCCAGACCAGCATGCTACAGCTATCCGTCGACATATCCCAAAAACCCATGATATCCACACATAGCTCCTCATCATCGAACTCCCCCGCGCGGAGGAGATTGTCACGCATTTTGGGGAGCGGGAAGAAATCAAGCCAGGGGTGATGTGCTAGTGACTTTTGGAGCTTCGTTGGGCGGAGCGCTAGCGGGAGATTAGTATCTTCTGCAATCCCCGGGCGCACCGTGCTGAATGGCGATATTGCATCGTCGTGCATCCATTCGGGGTCCGGAGTCATGCCCATAGATGCCATTATTGCCCCGAATGCGCGGAAGACGTTCACTTTGCTGAGTGTTAGGAGGTGGTCGGATGTTGGACAGCCTAGGATGTAGCTTTGATATGCGGATTCGCTGAATTTGTGTAGGTAACTGAGCATTTGCAAGCCTAAGCAATTTCTTCTTGATGTACTGCTTGCTGAGGATACTGGGGATACTGCATTTTCTGTGGATTCTGCGGTGTCCGTGAACTTCGCTGTGTCCGGTGAAGAGGTTGTCTGGGGTGATGTTTTTATTATCGTAGTATTCGGTCGGGTGTATGGATGTCCTTGAGCGCGTTTGCGCTGACCTACTACCGTTAGCCAATATTTCCTAGCATTGGTATCCCAGCACATACGATGGGCTCTCTGATTCAATCGATTTtgcctcctccgcctctccACAGGATCCGTCAATCCCGACCATCCATCATCGGTCGGCTCCGTTTTAGCCGTTGCTGCAGTAGTGTCTGAGCGATTCGGAATGATTTCGGAATGCATAGTGTATAATATGGCTGTCAGCAGGACCTTGAAGAGAACTAGCAGTTAGTTGATTGAGCAGATGCGGGGATCCGATGGGCCTCTTATGTTTCGCTGACACGGGGATCTGCTGCTTGGTTCGGAGTTAGGGATATCTCCGGGTGGGGTGGAACTGCCTGGAATTCAACAGCCTAGCCCTACTCTGTAGAATTGCTATCTCTATTTGCGGCGATCAAGGTTCGAGTTGTGGCTTTTGCCAATTTGGAACGATACAGAGAAGTATACCGGAAAAGAGTGGCGACTATCAGACTATTCCAGTGACGACCATAAGAACCTTGATCCGTGGCAACTCATCATCGATTCTCAATATCAATCAGCTGCCATGCCGGAGAATATTGGGGTGTTGATGCTGTCTAAAGTAGGGTCAAGGGGGATTGTTCCTAAGTATTTCCATTGATGCTATCTAAGTACAGAATGATTAGTTATGAGAAGCTGCTCCGCTGTAATCAAATAAGCAAGGTACCAGTACGATGGCAAAATTATGAACTAGACATTAGGAGCCTTGTATGCTTGTGTCAAAGAATCCCGAGGAGAAATCGACTATGCAGGTTCCTGCCAGCGCGAGGATGGATGGCTCTCGGTATTCTCCCGCTTATGTGCCTCAAATGATCGAAGTATCGTACCATGGTCGAGCCCGCTTGCAACCGCTATAATAGCGCGGTgctctccttctctcttccGCGCCTTGATGATGTACTTCCTCGTCTTTGTCCTAACTGCAGCGTGGATACTCTTCGTAATACCGTAGCCGGGATATGCCACGAGGCCGAGTGCAGCTTAACCAGTTAATATCAACTCAAAAACATGGAGCGAGAACCACTTACCTGATGACATCTTTGTGGTAAGTCCGATCGTCCCCTTCGCAAACCCTTTAGCCACGCCTAATGGCCCATCTTCAACGACGCCATTGTACGGTTGTCTGACGAAATCAGTCAGACCCCTACTCATACCATGCGCAAAGTTCTTCCCCCCAGCAAGAGCCCCCGATTTCCAATCGTTGACGTTGTAGTCCTTGACGTCCTCGCCATACAATCTAGGAACTGCACGGAGACCCTCCGTCGTCGCAAGTGGAATGTCAACAAGCACACCCTTGTAATAAGACCC
The sequence above is a segment of the Aspergillus chevalieri M1 DNA, chromosome 6, nearly complete sequence genome. Coding sequences within it:
- the sit1 gene encoding putative siderochrome-iron transporter Sit1 (COG:P;~EggNog:ENOG410QE3E;~InterPro:IPR020846,IPR011701,IPR036259;~TransMembrane:14 (i48-67o87-107i119-137o143-164i176-193o205-230i260-285o297-314i334-353o373-392i399-418o430-448i460-487o535-557i);~go_function: GO:0022857 - transmembrane transporter activity [Evidence IEA];~go_process: GO:0055085 - transmembrane transport [Evidence IEA]), producing MATDDEKVPNHASQPRPSQDSSEESVSLLSKESPGVKRIELISSHIHLTDRIFLFSGVFLIAYVYGLDNQVRQTYQPLATAEYQQHSLISTINVLRAVIAAAAQPTAAKIADVFGRVEVILLSIVFYTVGTIVEACADNVETFVAGGVIFQVGYTAIVLLFQVLIADITSLQSRLLFSYIPAAPFIINTWISGNVTSSVLQVTTWRWGIGMFAIVYPVCTLTLLIPLYIVQRRAKKKGAFAAYQSPLRLLGARQLVTESFWYLDVGGILLLIAFLALILTPFTIAHGAQSQWKTAKIIAPLVVGVCCIPAWIIWERKCKHPMVPFKLLKDRAVWGALGIAIMLNTAWGLQGNYLYTVLVVSFDESITSATRIISLYSFASVITGCVLGFVILKVRRLKVFIVAGTLLFSVAFGILIYFRGGSGGSSHSGVIGGQVLLGIAGGLFPYSAQASIQAATKHEHLAVVTGLFLACYNVGSALGDTIAGAIWTQVLPGELSNKLDDPALVQQAYGDPFTFVSTHAMGTPVRQAVVDSYKYVQRLLCITGICLTVPLIVFAFCMKNPKLTNEQSYADSEESEESP
- a CDS encoding pectate lyase (CAZy:PL3;~COG:G;~EggNog:ENOG410PKEE;~InterPro:IPR012334,IPR004898,IPR011050;~PFAM:PF03211;~SECRETED:SignalP(1-17);~go_component: GO:0005576 - extracellular region [Evidence IEA];~go_function: GO:0030570 - pectate lyase activity [Evidence IEA]), which encodes MYQKSILFSLLATNALAAVHGGSHGHLTKRYTFPLPDSQGNETFDEPKEITDVFNGGMKTYGRGVECTGQEEGGESDAVFIIKEGGTLKNAIIGSDQIEGVHCQGACTVENVWWEAVCEDALFLKEGSGPYRIIGGGAQGAEDKVIQHNSGGEVSIEDFTVYNFGKLYRSCGNCDSMSERTVTISGVTAVSGKSLAGINSNYGDTAAITDTCATDVDDICVEYEGNSNGDEPEKIGSGPSDACKYTEPLSSC
- a CDS encoding DUF3425 domain-containing protein (COG:S;~EggNog:ENOG410PRCU;~InterPro:IPR021833;~PFAM:PF11905) — protein: MHSEIIPNRSDTTAATAKTEPTDDGWSGLTDPVERRRRQNRLNQRAHRQRKRAQGHPYTRPNTTIIKTSPQTTSSPDTAKFTDTAESTENAVSPVSSASSTSRRNCLGLQMLSYLHKFSESAYQSYILGCPTSDHLLTLSKVNVFRAFGAIMASMGMTPDPEWMHDDAISPFSTVRPGIAEDTNLPLALRPTKLQKSLAHHPWLDFFPLPKMRDNLLRAGEFDDEELCVDIMGFWDMSTDSCSMLVWGEPTDPSSWEVTEAFLKKWPWVVRGCPELLQSTNYWRRKRGDAVIFRYI